The Streptomyces tubercidicus DNA segment CGGCAGTCTTGGTGTGCCTCGTTGGATGACTGGAGGTGAATGAATCCGTACGGGTCTGACTGTTGTATTGACTTGGACTTGGTCCATCGTAAGATCGGCTCCGGCGGCAGCCAAGGGACAGGACAACAGCAGGGACACGCCCGTGACGGTTCAGGAAACGGGTCCGCTCACCACCTCATCCGGTGCCCTGGTCGCGGACAGCCGGAAGAGTGAGCAGGTCGGCGTCGGCGGCACGCCGTCGGGCCGGGACCAGGTTCTGTTGGAGACCCCCGCCCGTGCCCGCCTCCGCCACCGCCCCCGCCGTGAGCGCCTCGCCGCGATGCGCCATGTCGACACCTGGCGGGCTGCCGACCGGATATCGAGGAGTGTTCGGCGTGGGCACGGCCGTCAGGGTTAGTGCCGTGGCCAGGCTGCCCATGCACTGTGTGTCGTGTATGCCGGGTGTGGCTCGCGCCGTGGGTGTGCCTCGTTCCGCCGAGCCGCGTAGGCCGTGCATGACTCCCCTGCCCCGACGAGACCGGCCCTCAGCGGGGCCCACGGCCCCGCCCCGGCAGGCCCCCTGCCCCGCCCTCGACCGCCCGCAGTTTCTGAGCAGTGTGATCCGCCCAGTACGGAAGGATTTCCATGTCTGAGAACCACGAAGCCATCGTCACCGACGCCAAGCCCGAGGAGGCCGGCGGCTGTCCGGTTGCGCACGGGCGTGCGCTCCACCCGACGCAGGGTGGCGGCAACCGGCAGTGGTGGCCGGAGCGGCTGAACCTCAAGATTCTTGCCAAGAACCCGGCCGTGGCGAACCCGCTCGGCGAGGAGTTCGACTATGCCGAGGCGTTCCGGGGGCTCGATCTTCCGGCCGTGAAGCGGGACATCGCCGAGGTGCTGACCACTTCCCAGGACTGGTGGCCGGCTGACTTCGGTCACTACGGGCCGTTCATGATCCGGATGGCCTGGCACAGTGCGGGCACCTACCGCATCAGCGACGGCCGTGGCGGCGCCGGAGCCGGACAGCAGCGGTTCGCGCCGCTCAACAGCTGGCCGGACAACGCCAACCTCGACAAGGCGCGGCGTCTGCTGTGGCCGGTGAAGAAGAAGTACGGGCAGAGCCTGTCGTGGGCCGATCTGCTGGTCCTGGCCGGCAATGTGGCGCTTGAGACGATGGGCTTCAAGACCTTTGGTTTCGGTGGCGGTCGTGAGGACGTCTGGGAGCCGGAGGAGGACGTCTACTGGGGCCCCGAGACCACCTGGCTCGATGACCAGCGCTACACGGGTGACCGGCAGCTGGAGAACCCTCTCGGTGCCGTCCAGATGGGTCTGATCTACGTCAACCCGGAGGGCCCGAACGGCACCCCCGACCCGCTCGCCGCGGCCCGCGACATCCGTGAGACGTTCCGCCGGATGGCGATGAACGACGAGGAGACGGTCGCGCTGGTCGCGGGCGGCCACACCTTCGGCAAGACCCATGGTGCGGGCCCCGCCGACCACGTCGGTCCCGACCCCGAGGCCGCCGCGCTGGAGGAGCAGGGTCTGGGCTGGCGGAACACCTACGGGACCGGCAAGGGCGGTGACGCGATCACCAGCGGTCTTGAGGGTACGTGGACGAACACCCCGACGGCCTGGGACAACAGCTTCTTCGAGATTCTCTTCGGCTATGAATGGGAGCTGTTCAAGAGCCCGGCCGGCGCGCATCAGTGGCGGCCCAAGGACGGCGCCGGGGCCGGTACCGTCCCCGATGCCCACGACCCTGCCCGGCATCACGCCCCCACGATGCTGACCACCGACCTCGCCCTGCGGTCCGACCCGGCGTACGAGCAGATCTCGCGTCGCTTCCTGGCGGACCCGGACGCATTCGCCGACGCCTTCGCCCGCGCCTGGTACAAGCTCACC contains these protein-coding regions:
- the katG gene encoding catalase/peroxidase HPI, translated to MSENHEAIVTDAKPEEAGGCPVAHGRALHPTQGGGNRQWWPERLNLKILAKNPAVANPLGEEFDYAEAFRGLDLPAVKRDIAEVLTTSQDWWPADFGHYGPFMIRMAWHSAGTYRISDGRGGAGAGQQRFAPLNSWPDNANLDKARRLLWPVKKKYGQSLSWADLLVLAGNVALETMGFKTFGFGGGREDVWEPEEDVYWGPETTWLDDQRYTGDRQLENPLGAVQMGLIYVNPEGPNGTPDPLAAARDIRETFRRMAMNDEETVALVAGGHTFGKTHGAGPADHVGPDPEAAALEEQGLGWRNTYGTGKGGDAITSGLEGTWTNTPTAWDNSFFEILFGYEWELFKSPAGAHQWRPKDGAGAGTVPDAHDPARHHAPTMLTTDLALRSDPAYEQISRRFLADPDAFADAFARAWYKLTHRDMGPAVRYLGPEVPAETLLWQDPLPAVDHPVVGSEDIAALKSKILSSDLSVSELVSTAWASASTFRGSDKRGGANGARIRLQPQNGWEANDPDRLATVLRTLEDIQQAFNTSHSGGAQISLADLIVLAGGTAVEHAASNAGIDIEVPFTPGRTDASQDETDVESFTALEPAADGFRNYVAKGNRLPAEHLLLDKANLLTLSAPEMTVLVGGLRVLGANYQQSRLGVLTSTPETLTNAFFVNLLDLNTTWQASSEDAHTFEGRDAATGEVKWTGTRADLVFGSNSELRALAEVYASDDAKEKFVRDFVAAWHKVMNLDRFDLV